One region of Scomber scombrus chromosome 10, fScoSco1.1, whole genome shotgun sequence genomic DNA includes:
- the fam120c gene encoding constitutive coactivator of PPAR-gamma-like protein 2 isoform X1 — MGVQGFQEYLEKRCPGAAVPVDLLKLARTAARQPPHHHHHHPHHHPHHPGPMPPPPPPARILIDADSGLQRLYGGYQTDWVCGGEWNAMLGYLAALSQACLYQGGLELVVVFNGTLGKERWPEWARRAQGQRQTAQLIVNHVGSKATPPPRAWFLPPACLSHCVRLAMFRFRVRVVQTLEDHHQEVLSLYRDYGFAGLIAQDSEFALCNVPAYFSSHALKLSWNGKNLTTHQYLLSEAARQLGLKTQHLPCFAALLGNHILPDEDLAAFHWSLLGPEHPLASLKVRAHQLVLPPCEVVIKAVSEYVSSIKDLGNLDAIARDVFKQSQSRMEDKVERFKKAVEYFSAASKPRSPNMGPSSFILPGFGPNPFGGPPGHMGPMQPGKNQFPPQVPGLKPPYQNAPYGPGSAPLFQNPPPPSQDCNDSLTNKMGLADWSAPYDSTQGGNRLPNHHTGPQSGPSPSPSSSSDGDEPNDSNANHLTDKPSRWEDPAGRGGSASGDGSQGNGSGSNIPSLLSMATRSHMDITTPPLPQVSAEVLRVAEHRHRRGLMYPQIYHILTKGEMKMPVCIEDECNSELPPASLLFRAGRQYAYGVLFSLAETHRRLERLALRKRAPLEVPPVIVKEWSSGKAKSALTPELVPALCFREWTCPNLRRLWLGRASEDRSRRTRAFLACLRSDCPALLNPAQVPQHLLLMCCVLRYMMQWPGGRILHRHELDAFLAQAVSNQLYEPDQLQELKVEKVDARGVQLAALFMAGVDTALFVNDVCGQPLPWEHCCPWGFFDGKLFQSKLARAARDRAALLDMCEGQEELVSKVEKMRQAILEGINLSRPPPPPPPLPPPAFLPPTMVPPFYPMPPLYPPRPMGGMPPHHHPHHPHHPAQHRPRAFPGYFRLSSGIQSIPPQGGKLEIAGMVVGQWAGNKPIRGRGGFNMQVVSVGAGKGRGKEIPAKVRGAKKATANRTQTSPPPSSSPPKPSEEAGSTPEVATQQLNGSSAASAIGQPLELNTVAQPIPCALASRDNQSEGVEVEAPCCLDDCPSDGALQKEE, encoded by the exons ATGGGAGTGCAAGGGTTTCAAGAGTATCTAGAGAAGCGGTGTCCAGGGGCTGCGGTCCCGGTGGATCTCCTAAAGCTTGCACGTACCGCGGCCCGCCAgccccctcaccaccaccatcatcatccacACCACCACCCACATCACCCAGGGCCCATGCCTCCCCCGCCCCCGCCTGCCAGGATCCTCATCGACGCTGACTCCGGCCTGCAGCGGCTGTACGGCGGCTACCAGACGGACTGGGTGTGCGGGGGGGAGTGGAACGCCATGCTGGGCTACCTGGCCGCCCTGTCCCAGGCCTGCTTGTACCAGGGCGGCCTGGAGCTTGTCGTGGTGTTCAATGGCACACTGGGGAAGGAGCGCTGGCCCGAGTGGGCGAGGCGAGCTCAGGGCCAGCGACAGACGGCGCAGCTGATAGTCAACCACGTCGGCAGCAAGGCCACCCCGCCTCCCCGGGCATGGTTCCTGCCCCCGGCCTGCCTCAGCCACTGCGTCCGCCTCGCCATGTTTCGCTTCCGAGTGCGG GTTGTACAGACTTTGGAGGACCACCACCAGGAAGTGCTGTCTCTCTACAGGGACTATGGATTTGCTGGCCTGATCGCTCAGGATTCTGAGTTTGCCCTCTGCAATGTACCTGCCTACTTCTCCTCGCACGCGCTCAAACTGAGCTGGAACGGCAAGAACCTGACCACACACCAGTATCTGCTGTCTGAGGCTGCCAGGCAGCTCGGGCTCAAGACACAGCACCTGCCCTGCTTCGCTGCTCTGCTGG GAAACCATATTCTGCCTGATGAGGACCTGGCTGCCTTCCACTGGAGTCTGCTGGGACCAGAACACCCACTAGCTTCTCTCAAG gtGCGAGCCCATCAGTTGGTGCTGCCGCCCTGTGAGGTGGTGATCAAGGCCGTCTCCGAGTACGTCTCCTCCATCAAAGACCTGGGAAACCTCGACGCCATCGCCAGAGATGTCTTCAAACAGTCACAG TCTCGTATGGAGGACAAAGTGGAGCGATTCAAGAAGGCTGTGGAGTATTTCTCAGCTGCCTCCAAACCACGCTCGCCCAACATGGGGCCCTCCTCTTTCATTT TACCTGGGTTTGGACCCAATCCATTTGGGGGACCACCTGGCCACATGGGACCGATGCAGCCTGGAAAGAATCAG TTCCCTCCCCAGGTTCCGGGGTTAAAGCCACCTTATCAAAATGCTCCATATGGACCTGGCTCCGCCCCTCTGTTCCAGAACCCGCCACCGCCGTCCCAAGACTGCAACGATTCACTGACAAACAAGATGGGCCtcgctgattggtcagctccATATGATTCCACTCAGGGGGGAAACCGATTACCCAATCATCACACCGGCCCTCAGTCCGGTCCCTCTCCGTCTCCTTCCTCGTCATCCGATGGAGACGAACCCAACGACAGCAATGCAAA CCATTTGACGGACAAGCCCTCTCGGTGGGAGGATCCCGCCGGAAGGGGGGGCTCTGCCTCTGGAGACGGTTCCCAAGGCAACGGGAGCGGGTCAAACATTCCGTCACTGCTGTCTATGGCGACGCGGAGTCACATGGACATTACCACACCCCCTCTGCCTCAG gTTAGTGCCGAGGTTCTTCGTGTAGCCGAGCACAGACACAGAAGAGGACTGATGTATCCTCAGATTTACCACATATTGACCAAG GGAGAGATGAAGATGCCAGTGTGTATAGAGGATGAGTGTAACTCGGAGCTGcctcctgcctctctgctgTTCCGTGCTGGCAGACAGTATGCCTATGGTGTCCTCTTCAGTCTGGCTGAAACACACCGCCGCCTGGAGAGGCTCGCCCTCCGCAAAAGGGCTCCCCTGGAAG TTCCTCCAGTGATTGTCAAAGAGTGGAGCAGCGGTAAGGCCAAGTCAGCCCTGACTCCTGAGCTGGTCCCGGCCCTGTGTTTCCGGGAGTGGACCTGCCCCAACCTGCGGCGGCTGTGGTTGGGTCGAGCCAGCGAGGACCGCTCCAGGAGAACCAGGGCCTTCCTGGCCTGCTTACGCTCCGACTGCCCAGCCCTCCTCAACCCAGCACAAGTCCCACAGCATCTGCTGCTCATGTGCTGCGTGCTCAG GTATATGATGCAGTGGCCTGGAGGAAGGATCCTCCACAGACATGAGCTCGATGCCTTCTTGGCGCAGGCTGTTTCCAACCAGCTCTACGAACCCGACCAGCTACAGGAGCTAAAG GTGGAGAAGGTGGACGCCCGCGGCGTGCAGCTGGCTGCTCTCTTCATGGCCGGCGTCGACACAGCGCTGTTCGTCAATGATGTGTGTGGCCAGCCGTTGCCATGGGAACACTGCTGCCCCTGGGGCTTCTTCGACGGCAAACTGTTCCAGAGCAAACTGGCCCGGGCCGCACGCGACCGGGCTGCCCTGTTGGACATGTGTGAGGGGCAG GAGGAGCTGGTGTCCAAGGTGGAGAAGATGCGTCAGGCGATCCTCGAGGGCATTAACCTGTCCCgcccgcctcctcctcctcctcctcttccacctcctgccttcctccccCCCACCATGGTGCCCCCTTTCTACCCAATGCCTCCTCTCTATCCACCTCGCCCCATGGGCGGCATGCCTCCTCATCATCACCCACATCATCCACATCACCCTGCCCAGCACAGACCCAGAGCCTTCCCAG GATATTTTCGTCTTTCTTCAGGCATTCAGTCCATCCCCCCTCAGGGAGGGAAACTGGAGATAGCTGGCATGGTTGTTGGCCAGTGGGCTGGGAACAAACCAATCCGTGGGAGAGGGGGGTTCAACATGCAGGTGGTGTCAGTGGGAGCAGGGAAAGG GAGGGGTAAAGAGATCCCAGCAAAAGTAAGGGGAGCGAAAAAGGCAACTGCCAACAGAACACAG ACGTCACCCCCCCCATCCAGCAGTCCCCCAAAGCCCTCAGAGGAGGCGGGCTCCACGCCAGAGGTTGCGACCCAGCAGCTGAACGGCAGCTCGGCAGCCTCCGCCATCGGCCAGCCCTTGGAGCTGAACACCGTGGCCCAGCCAATCCCGTGTGCCTTAGCCAGCAGAGACAACCAATCAGAGGGGGTGGAAGTGGAGGCCCCCTGTTGCCTTGACGACTGCCCGTCAGACGGAGCGCTACAGAAGGAAGAGTGA
- the fam120c gene encoding constitutive coactivator of PPAR-gamma-like protein 2 isoform X2, with product MGVQGFQEYLEKRCPGAAVPVDLLKLARTAARQPPHHHHHHPHHHPHHPGPMPPPPPPARILIDADSGLQRLYGGYQTDWVCGGEWNAMLGYLAALSQACLYQGGLELVVVFNGTLGKERWPEWARRAQGQRQTAQLIVNHVGSKATPPPRAWFLPPACLSHCVRLAMFRFRVRVVQTLEDHHQEVLSLYRDYGFAGLIAQDSEFALCNVPAYFSSHALKLSWNGKNLTTHQYLLSEAARQLGLKTQHLPCFAALLGNHILPDEDLAAFHWSLLGPEHPLASLKVRAHQLVLPPCEVVIKAVSEYVSSIKDLGNLDAIARDVFKQSQSRMEDKVERFKKAVEYFSAASKPRSPNMGPSSFILPGFGPNPFGGPPGHMGPMQPGKNQFPPQVPGLKPPYQNAPYGPGSAPLFQNPPPPSQDCNDSLTNKMGLADWSAPYDSTQGGNRLPNHHTGPQSGPSPSPSSSSDGDEPNDSNANHLTDKPSRWEDPAGRGGSASGDGSQGNGSGSNIPSLLSMATRSHMDITTPPLPQVSAEVLRVAEHRHRRGLMYPQIYHILTKGEMKMPVCIEDECNSELPPASLLFRAGRQYAYGVLFSLAETHRRLERLALRKRAPLEVPPVIVKEWSSGKAKSALTPELVPALCFREWTCPNLRRLWLGRASEDRSRRTRAFLACLRSDCPALLNPAQVPQHLLLMCCVLRYMMQWPGGRILHRHELDAFLAQAVSNQLYEPDQLQELKVEKVDARGVQLAALFMAGVDTALFVNDVCGQPLPWEHCCPWGFFDGKLFQSKLARAARDRAALLDMCEGQEELVSKVEKMRQAILEGINLSRPPPPPPPLPPPAFLPPTMVPPFYPMPPLYPPRPMGGMPPHHHPHHPHHPAQHRPRAFPGIQSIPPQGGKLEIAGMVVGQWAGNKPIRGRGGFNMQVVSVGAGKGRGKEIPAKVRGAKKATANRTQTSPPPSSSPPKPSEEAGSTPEVATQQLNGSSAASAIGQPLELNTVAQPIPCALASRDNQSEGVEVEAPCCLDDCPSDGALQKEE from the exons ATGGGAGTGCAAGGGTTTCAAGAGTATCTAGAGAAGCGGTGTCCAGGGGCTGCGGTCCCGGTGGATCTCCTAAAGCTTGCACGTACCGCGGCCCGCCAgccccctcaccaccaccatcatcatccacACCACCACCCACATCACCCAGGGCCCATGCCTCCCCCGCCCCCGCCTGCCAGGATCCTCATCGACGCTGACTCCGGCCTGCAGCGGCTGTACGGCGGCTACCAGACGGACTGGGTGTGCGGGGGGGAGTGGAACGCCATGCTGGGCTACCTGGCCGCCCTGTCCCAGGCCTGCTTGTACCAGGGCGGCCTGGAGCTTGTCGTGGTGTTCAATGGCACACTGGGGAAGGAGCGCTGGCCCGAGTGGGCGAGGCGAGCTCAGGGCCAGCGACAGACGGCGCAGCTGATAGTCAACCACGTCGGCAGCAAGGCCACCCCGCCTCCCCGGGCATGGTTCCTGCCCCCGGCCTGCCTCAGCCACTGCGTCCGCCTCGCCATGTTTCGCTTCCGAGTGCGG GTTGTACAGACTTTGGAGGACCACCACCAGGAAGTGCTGTCTCTCTACAGGGACTATGGATTTGCTGGCCTGATCGCTCAGGATTCTGAGTTTGCCCTCTGCAATGTACCTGCCTACTTCTCCTCGCACGCGCTCAAACTGAGCTGGAACGGCAAGAACCTGACCACACACCAGTATCTGCTGTCTGAGGCTGCCAGGCAGCTCGGGCTCAAGACACAGCACCTGCCCTGCTTCGCTGCTCTGCTGG GAAACCATATTCTGCCTGATGAGGACCTGGCTGCCTTCCACTGGAGTCTGCTGGGACCAGAACACCCACTAGCTTCTCTCAAG gtGCGAGCCCATCAGTTGGTGCTGCCGCCCTGTGAGGTGGTGATCAAGGCCGTCTCCGAGTACGTCTCCTCCATCAAAGACCTGGGAAACCTCGACGCCATCGCCAGAGATGTCTTCAAACAGTCACAG TCTCGTATGGAGGACAAAGTGGAGCGATTCAAGAAGGCTGTGGAGTATTTCTCAGCTGCCTCCAAACCACGCTCGCCCAACATGGGGCCCTCCTCTTTCATTT TACCTGGGTTTGGACCCAATCCATTTGGGGGACCACCTGGCCACATGGGACCGATGCAGCCTGGAAAGAATCAG TTCCCTCCCCAGGTTCCGGGGTTAAAGCCACCTTATCAAAATGCTCCATATGGACCTGGCTCCGCCCCTCTGTTCCAGAACCCGCCACCGCCGTCCCAAGACTGCAACGATTCACTGACAAACAAGATGGGCCtcgctgattggtcagctccATATGATTCCACTCAGGGGGGAAACCGATTACCCAATCATCACACCGGCCCTCAGTCCGGTCCCTCTCCGTCTCCTTCCTCGTCATCCGATGGAGACGAACCCAACGACAGCAATGCAAA CCATTTGACGGACAAGCCCTCTCGGTGGGAGGATCCCGCCGGAAGGGGGGGCTCTGCCTCTGGAGACGGTTCCCAAGGCAACGGGAGCGGGTCAAACATTCCGTCACTGCTGTCTATGGCGACGCGGAGTCACATGGACATTACCACACCCCCTCTGCCTCAG gTTAGTGCCGAGGTTCTTCGTGTAGCCGAGCACAGACACAGAAGAGGACTGATGTATCCTCAGATTTACCACATATTGACCAAG GGAGAGATGAAGATGCCAGTGTGTATAGAGGATGAGTGTAACTCGGAGCTGcctcctgcctctctgctgTTCCGTGCTGGCAGACAGTATGCCTATGGTGTCCTCTTCAGTCTGGCTGAAACACACCGCCGCCTGGAGAGGCTCGCCCTCCGCAAAAGGGCTCCCCTGGAAG TTCCTCCAGTGATTGTCAAAGAGTGGAGCAGCGGTAAGGCCAAGTCAGCCCTGACTCCTGAGCTGGTCCCGGCCCTGTGTTTCCGGGAGTGGACCTGCCCCAACCTGCGGCGGCTGTGGTTGGGTCGAGCCAGCGAGGACCGCTCCAGGAGAACCAGGGCCTTCCTGGCCTGCTTACGCTCCGACTGCCCAGCCCTCCTCAACCCAGCACAAGTCCCACAGCATCTGCTGCTCATGTGCTGCGTGCTCAG GTATATGATGCAGTGGCCTGGAGGAAGGATCCTCCACAGACATGAGCTCGATGCCTTCTTGGCGCAGGCTGTTTCCAACCAGCTCTACGAACCCGACCAGCTACAGGAGCTAAAG GTGGAGAAGGTGGACGCCCGCGGCGTGCAGCTGGCTGCTCTCTTCATGGCCGGCGTCGACACAGCGCTGTTCGTCAATGATGTGTGTGGCCAGCCGTTGCCATGGGAACACTGCTGCCCCTGGGGCTTCTTCGACGGCAAACTGTTCCAGAGCAAACTGGCCCGGGCCGCACGCGACCGGGCTGCCCTGTTGGACATGTGTGAGGGGCAG GAGGAGCTGGTGTCCAAGGTGGAGAAGATGCGTCAGGCGATCCTCGAGGGCATTAACCTGTCCCgcccgcctcctcctcctcctcctcttccacctcctgccttcctccccCCCACCATGGTGCCCCCTTTCTACCCAATGCCTCCTCTCTATCCACCTCGCCCCATGGGCGGCATGCCTCCTCATCATCACCCACATCATCCACATCACCCTGCCCAGCACAGACCCAGAGCCTTCCCAG GCATTCAGTCCATCCCCCCTCAGGGAGGGAAACTGGAGATAGCTGGCATGGTTGTTGGCCAGTGGGCTGGGAACAAACCAATCCGTGGGAGAGGGGGGTTCAACATGCAGGTGGTGTCAGTGGGAGCAGGGAAAGG GAGGGGTAAAGAGATCCCAGCAAAAGTAAGGGGAGCGAAAAAGGCAACTGCCAACAGAACACAG ACGTCACCCCCCCCATCCAGCAGTCCCCCAAAGCCCTCAGAGGAGGCGGGCTCCACGCCAGAGGTTGCGACCCAGCAGCTGAACGGCAGCTCGGCAGCCTCCGCCATCGGCCAGCCCTTGGAGCTGAACACCGTGGCCCAGCCAATCCCGTGTGCCTTAGCCAGCAGAGACAACCAATCAGAGGGGGTGGAAGTGGAGGCCCCCTGTTGCCTTGACGACTGCCCGTCAGACGGAGCGCTACAGAAGGAAGAGTGA